In the Aromatoleum bremense genome, one interval contains:
- a CDS encoding IS1634 family transposase: MFVKITTSGGRRYVQLVESYRDDAGRVKKRTVATLGRLDQVGGELDSVINGLLKVSGREPLGERPAPPSVAFESARALGDVWALTELWKELGFGALRRVFRRTRHTTDVEALIRVMVLNRLCDPDSKLGVLRWLETVALPEVDVKTVTHQQLLRSMDALMDHQAAVDAVVTGLLRPLVDQDLSVVFYDLTTIRAEGFTTVAGDVRAFGMAKEGLIARQFMLGVVQTADGLPIYHEVFAGNAAETTTLLPTLATVLERFPEVRRLILVADRGLLSLDNLEALEAVRLANGAPLEFIIAVPGRRYHEFAELLDPFQRAHCAQAAEEVTGELAWQARRLIIAHDPATAAQQTARRNEQIAALVSQGEQWAGKLVEQDGGVKHRGRKLSDSGAKARFYHAVCEAHLSKIIRVDLKAELFCYEIDETARGLAKLMDGKLLLVTNAQELAPAEVLTRYKALADIERGFKVLKSEIEIGPVYHRLPERIRAHASICFMALILHRIMRTRLRAAHTSLTPERALEQLHRIQHHRVRLGGSEPVTGVSSINAHQNEVLSALRVKKPVAPQQLTLL; encoded by the coding sequence ATGTTCGTCAAGATCACCACCTCCGGCGGCCGCCGCTACGTCCAACTCGTCGAGTCCTACCGGGATGATGCCGGCCGGGTGAAGAAGCGCACTGTGGCGACCCTTGGCCGACTCGACCAGGTGGGCGGTGAGCTTGATTCCGTGATCAACGGACTGCTCAAGGTCTCCGGCCGAGAACCCCTGGGTGAGCGCCCTGCACCCCCTTCGGTCGCGTTCGAATCGGCCCGCGCGCTGGGCGACGTGTGGGCCCTTACCGAGCTGTGGAAGGAGTTGGGCTTCGGGGCGCTGCGTCGCGTGTTTCGCCGTACGCGCCACACGACCGATGTCGAGGCGCTCATCCGCGTGATGGTGCTCAACCGCCTGTGCGATCCGGACTCCAAGCTCGGCGTGCTGCGCTGGCTCGAGACGGTGGCGCTGCCCGAGGTCGACGTCAAAACCGTTACGCATCAGCAACTGCTGCGCAGCATGGACGCGCTGATGGATCACCAGGCGGCGGTCGATGCGGTGGTGACCGGCCTGCTGCGCCCGCTCGTCGATCAGGACCTGTCGGTCGTCTTCTACGATCTCACCACGATCCGCGCCGAGGGATTCACGACCGTGGCCGGCGACGTGCGCGCCTTCGGCATGGCGAAAGAGGGGCTCATTGCCCGCCAGTTCATGCTCGGCGTGGTACAGACGGCCGACGGGCTTCCGATCTACCACGAGGTGTTCGCGGGCAACGCCGCGGAGACGACGACGCTGCTCCCCACGCTCGCCACCGTGCTCGAGCGCTTCCCCGAAGTGCGCCGGCTCATCCTCGTGGCCGACCGCGGGCTGCTGAGCCTGGACAACCTGGAGGCGTTGGAGGCGGTGCGACTGGCGAACGGCGCACCGCTCGAATTCATCATCGCCGTTCCGGGCCGGCGCTATCACGAGTTCGCCGAGTTGCTCGACCCCTTCCAGCGCGCGCACTGCGCGCAGGCCGCCGAGGAGGTGACCGGCGAGCTCGCCTGGCAGGCGCGCCGGCTCATCATTGCCCACGATCCGGCCACAGCGGCGCAGCAGACGGCGCGGCGCAACGAGCAGATCGCCGCGCTCGTCAGCCAAGGCGAGCAATGGGCGGGCAAGCTCGTCGAGCAGGACGGCGGGGTCAAGCACCGCGGGCGCAAGCTGTCGGACAGCGGCGCGAAGGCGCGCTTCTACCACGCGGTGTGCGAAGCGCATCTGTCCAAGATCATCCGCGTCGATCTCAAGGCCGAGCTCTTCTGCTACGAGATCGATGAGACGGCCCGCGGACTGGCCAAACTCATGGACGGCAAGCTCCTGCTCGTGACCAACGCGCAGGAGCTCGCCCCCGCCGAGGTCCTCACCCGCTACAAGGCCCTCGCCGACATCGAACGCGGCTTCAAGGTGCTGAAATCCGAGATCGAGATCGGGCCGGTCTATCACCGGCTGCCCGAGCGCATTCGCGCGCACGCCTCGATCTGCTTCATGGCGCTCATCCTTCACCGGATCATGCGCACGCGCCTTCGTGCGGCGCACACCAGCCTCACCCCCGAGCGCGCGCTCGAGCAACTGCATCGCATCCAGCATCACCGCGTCCGACTCGGCGGCTCCGAGCCGGTAACCGGGGTGTCTTCCATCAACGCACACCAGAACGAGGTCCTCAGTGCCCTTCGGGTGAAAAAACCGGTCGCACCGCAGCAGCTGACGCTGTTGTAG
- a CDS encoding BrnA antitoxin family protein, whose translation MATNEMHATRKGGESNTDLAKVRAGTPYVWDGKNEDERPLTREEMQAGIEAYRKQRGRPTGSDKESTTIRFDRDVLAAFRAAGPPSSTVQAQNARF comes from the coding sequence ATGGCAACCAATGAGATGCACGCCACTCGCAAAGGCGGCGAAAGCAACACCGACTTGGCGAAAGTACGAGCCGGGACGCCGTATGTCTGGGACGGCAAGAACGAGGACGAACGGCCGCTGACACGTGAAGAAATGCAGGCCGGAATCGAGGCGTACCGTAAGCAACGTGGGCGGCCCACTGGAAGTGACAAAGAGTCGACTACGATTCGTTTCGACCGAGACGTCCTCGCCGCCTTCCGTGCCGCTGGCCCCCCGAGTTCGACAGTTCAGGCCCAAAATGCCCGTTTTTGA
- a CDS encoding BrnT family toxin: protein MSTHILWDEAKRQANLNKHGLVFVDAVMVPESPYRLDVESARSSEQRIQSFDVLAVLTVVHTVREDALRIVSFRPASEEERSAYHGWLEEDFNGNQ, encoded by the coding sequence ATGAGCACGCACATTCTTTGGGATGAAGCCAAGCGGCAAGCCAACCTCAACAAGCATGGGTTGGTCTTCGTCGATGCAGTGATGGTGCCGGAGAGCCCCTATCGCCTCGATGTGGAGAGTGCGCGAAGCAGCGAACAGCGGATACAGTCGTTCGATGTGCTGGCAGTGCTGACGGTGGTGCATACGGTTCGCGAAGATGCCCTGCGGATTGTCAGTTTCCGACCAGCGAGTGAAGAGGAAAGGAGCGCTTACCATGGCTGGCTCGAAGAGGACTTCAATGGCAACCAATGA
- a CDS encoding pyrimidine dimer DNA glycosylase/endonuclease V encodes MTSTFDTPMRLWSLHPRYLDPQGLVALWREALLARAVLRGETKGYRNHPQLDRFRSHAAPVCAISTYLAGVYSEAVARGYSFDSSKIDSVQACVQLPVTDGQISYEWRHLLQKLSRRSPALYEHWRSCHEPECHPLFVVRQGQIEPWERQSDPAGTNAR; translated from the coding sequence GTGACCTCCACATTCGACACCCCCATGCGACTCTGGTCATTGCATCCAAGGTATCTCGACCCGCAAGGCCTGGTCGCGCTGTGGCGGGAAGCGCTTCTCGCCCGTGCCGTGCTGCGGGGCGAGACGAAGGGCTACCGCAATCATCCGCAGTTGGACCGCTTCCGCAGCCATGCGGCCCCCGTCTGCGCCATCAGCACGTATCTCGCCGGGGTGTATAGCGAGGCCGTCGCGCGCGGCTATTCGTTCGACAGCAGCAAGATCGACAGCGTGCAAGCGTGCGTGCAGTTGCCAGTCACGGATGGGCAAATCTCATACGAGTGGCGGCACCTGCTGCAGAAGCTGTCCAGGCGCAGTCCTGCACTCTACGAACATTGGCGCAGTTGTCATGAGCCGGAATGTCACCCTCTCTTTGTCGTTCGTCAGGGGCAGATCGAGCCCTGGGAGCGGCAATCCGACCCTGCGGGGACGAACGCTCGATGA
- the vapC gene encoding type II toxin-antitoxin system VapC family toxin has product MILVDSSVWIDYFRGTVTPPTEKLDSLLGVEPIATGDLILTEVLQGFTSERDFNKARALMTSLIVVDLGGQEIAIQAARNFRSLRALGVTVRKTIDAVIATRCIESGLDLLYSDRDFEPFVEHLGLRSALTEI; this is encoded by the coding sequence GTGATTTTGGTCGATTCCAGCGTTTGGATCGACTATTTCCGGGGAACCGTTACGCCCCCAACGGAAAAACTGGACTCGTTGCTTGGGGTAGAACCCATTGCCACAGGGGACTTGATTCTGACCGAGGTGCTGCAGGGCTTCACGAGCGAGCGCGACTTCAATAAAGCCAGAGCACTCATGACTTCGCTGATCGTGGTTGACCTGGGAGGGCAAGAAATTGCCATTCAAGCAGCCAGGAACTTTCGTTCGCTGCGAGCTCTGGGAGTAACGGTGCGAAAAACGATTGATGCCGTGATTGCGACCCGATGCATAGAAAGCGGGCTGGATTTGCTGTACAGCGACAGGGACTTTGAGCCGTTTGTCGAGCACTTGGGCCTCCGATCCGCCCTCACCGAAATCTAA
- a CDS encoding type II toxin-antitoxin system VapB family antitoxin: protein MRTNIVIDDKLMNETLRATGLKTKREAVELGLRTLLRLRQQEEIRRFRGKLDWQGDLDAMRTDK from the coding sequence ATGCGTACCAACATCGTGATTGACGACAAGCTCATGAACGAGACACTTCGCGCAACAGGACTGAAAACCAAGCGTGAAGCGGTGGAGCTTGGCCTTCGGACGCTGCTTCGCCTTCGACAGCAGGAAGAGATTCGCCGGTTTCGCGGAAAGCTCGACTGGCAGGGAGATCTTGACGCGATGAGGACGGACAAGTGA
- a CDS encoding YIP1 family protein — MNLMQYPMMLFSTHRGWDDVQRRHPSQRKLFLMLVLPLSILPPVMILQAASGVGATVFPGAPFGAWMLGALLFFIAEQISVPLMAGVIRRGCVAKGASGDLGGAYAVAGIAPVPLWLSSLALLAGEIWVVVLIAFAALLASGVLIHHGVERLLGVEEDVNASDVAVQVISLGVLAWGALVLVAATPLLLS; from the coding sequence ATGAATCTGATGCAATATCCGATGATGCTCTTTTCGACCCATCGCGGTTGGGACGATGTGCAGCGCAGGCACCCGAGTCAGAGGAAGCTGTTCCTGATGCTCGTGTTGCCGTTGTCGATCCTTCCGCCGGTGATGATTTTGCAGGCGGCATCGGGCGTCGGCGCTACCGTCTTTCCGGGCGCACCGTTCGGCGCCTGGATGCTGGGTGCGCTGCTGTTCTTCATCGCGGAGCAGATCAGCGTTCCGCTGATGGCCGGAGTGATCCGCAGGGGCTGCGTCGCCAAGGGGGCAAGCGGCGATCTGGGCGGCGCGTATGCGGTGGCGGGGATCGCACCGGTGCCGCTGTGGCTTTCATCGCTGGCGCTGCTCGCCGGTGAAATCTGGGTTGTCGTGCTCATCGCGTTCGCAGCGCTTCTCGCATCGGGTGTCCTGATCCACCACGGTGTCGAACGGCTGCTCGGCGTCGAAGAGGACGTGAATGCCAGCGACGTCGCGGTCCAGGTCATCAGCCTCGGCGTGCTCGCGTGGGGGGCCCTGGTGTTGGTCGCAGCCACGCCGCTGCTCCTGTCGTAG
- a CDS encoding helix-turn-helix domain-containing protein: MDIRPIHTEVDYKATLKEISALMEFDPEPGTPEGDRLDILTTLVQAYEAKHFPIGAPDPVEAIKFRMEQSGLSVKDLEPFIGRSNRVYEILNHKRPLTLGMIRRLHQGLGIPAEVLIAETVAG; the protein is encoded by the coding sequence ATGGACATCCGCCCTATTCATACCGAAGTCGATTACAAGGCGACGCTGAAGGAAATTTCGGCCTTGATGGAGTTCGACCCCGAGCCGGGTACCCCGGAGGGAGACCGCCTGGATATCCTGACCACCTTGGTGCAAGCCTATGAGGCCAAGCACTTTCCCATTGGCGCGCCGGATCCGGTCGAAGCGATCAAGTTCCGGATGGAGCAAAGCGGCCTGTCGGTGAAGGATCTGGAACCGTTCATCGGCCGGAGCAACCGTGTCTACGAAATCCTGAACCACAAGCGCCCCTTGACACTGGGCATGATCCGTAGATTGCACCAAGGCCTGGGCATTCCGGCCGAGGTTCTGATTGCCGAGACCGTTGCGGGCTGA
- a CDS encoding type II toxin-antitoxin system HigB family toxin → MRVIAVSTLRDFWKLHPDAEQPLKAWFEEATKASWTQPSDIKAQYGSASILKNRRVVFNIKGNDYRLIVAIAYRLQIVYVKFVGTHKEYDEVDAETVEMV, encoded by the coding sequence ATGCGAGTGATAGCCGTCTCCACACTTCGAGACTTCTGGAAACTTCATCCGGACGCCGAGCAGCCTTTGAAGGCCTGGTTTGAGGAAGCGACCAAAGCGTCCTGGACTCAGCCATCGGACATCAAAGCGCAGTACGGCAGCGCCAGCATCCTCAAGAACCGGCGCGTCGTTTTCAACATTAAAGGCAACGACTACCGGTTGATCGTGGCGATCGCCTACAGGTTGCAGATCGTCTACGTGAAATTCGTCGGTACCCACAAGGAATACGACGAAGTGGACGCAGAAACCGTTGAAATGGTCTGA
- a CDS encoding TIGR02677 family protein, translating into MLFTGTSAELFRHVSADKAGIYRSIMESFAAAKRQFRLHMRPDEVLAEARWTDGVPKLEEVQVALAQLVDWGNLESQPDTARVASIGDFYRARFLYRLSHGGEAVETALAAFAKALGRRAELQTIALEDIASRLKTLLALADASTPDAAKVHETLRDLVRVFESLADNAQAFMAGMARSIELQQADATAVVAYKKRLIDYLERFIGDLVGRSGEIAQHITLLDLRIDPLLWAAAQREARDAAPGDSLAQADALAQRQQAWRERWKGLRGWFVSTQHEPPQAEVLRSKARAAIPQLLAAVAALNERRSGRSDRSADFRVLAGWFAACADDDEAHRLGRAAFALNPARHFSLKPGAGHELPATTPWAEAPPLRIHPRLREYGEAAPRGPLPRVRERNEERALLARQLDEEHRQVDAARERLATGRRMRLSEIGRLDPHAFALLLSLLGEALTAQASPDDVVERQTGDGLLRIRLEPLDAHTHAEVATDAGVFAGRDHHITITATP; encoded by the coding sequence ATGCTATTCACGGGCACATCGGCCGAGCTGTTCCGACACGTCAGTGCGGACAAGGCCGGCATCTACCGCAGCATCATGGAGAGCTTCGCCGCGGCAAAACGCCAGTTCAGGCTCCACATGCGACCTGACGAGGTGCTGGCCGAAGCCCGGTGGACCGATGGCGTACCGAAGCTCGAAGAGGTGCAGGTCGCGCTCGCCCAACTCGTCGATTGGGGCAACCTCGAATCGCAACCCGACACGGCACGCGTAGCGAGCATCGGCGACTTCTACCGGGCCCGCTTCCTCTACCGCCTGTCGCATGGTGGCGAGGCGGTCGAGACGGCGCTCGCCGCCTTCGCCAAGGCGCTCGGCCGGCGGGCCGAGTTGCAGACCATTGCGCTCGAAGACATCGCCAGCCGGCTGAAGACCCTGCTCGCACTCGCCGACGCGTCGACGCCCGATGCGGCGAAGGTGCACGAAACCTTGCGCGATCTGGTGCGTGTGTTCGAGAGTCTGGCCGACAACGCCCAGGCCTTCATGGCGGGCATGGCGCGCAGCATCGAGCTGCAGCAGGCCGATGCCACCGCGGTGGTGGCCTACAAGAAGCGGCTGATCGACTACCTCGAACGTTTCATCGGCGACCTGGTCGGGCGCTCCGGTGAGATCGCGCAGCACATCACCTTGCTCGACCTGCGGATCGATCCGCTGCTGTGGGCGGCCGCGCAACGCGAAGCGCGCGACGCGGCGCCCGGCGATTCACTGGCGCAGGCCGACGCGCTCGCGCAGCGCCAGCAGGCCTGGCGCGAACGCTGGAAGGGCCTGCGTGGCTGGTTCGTCAGCACGCAGCATGAACCGCCGCAGGCCGAGGTGCTGCGCTCGAAGGCGCGGGCGGCGATTCCGCAGCTGCTGGCGGCGGTCGCGGCGCTCAACGAGCGGCGCAGCGGGCGCAGCGATCGTTCGGCCGACTTCCGCGTGCTGGCCGGCTGGTTCGCGGCATGCGCCGACGATGACGAGGCGCACCGCCTGGGCCGCGCCGCGTTCGCCCTCAACCCGGCGCGGCATTTCTCGCTGAAGCCGGGCGCCGGCCACGAACTGCCCGCCACCACGCCGTGGGCCGAGGCGCCGCCGCTGCGCATTCATCCACGCTTGCGCGAGTACGGCGAGGCCGCCCCGCGCGGTCCGCTACCCAGGGTGCGCGAGCGCAACGAGGAACGCGCCCTGCTCGCCCGCCAACTGGACGAAGAGCACCGGCAGGTCGACGCCGCACGCGAGCGCCTGGCCACGGGCCGCAGGATGCGTCTGTCCGAGATCGGGCGGCTCGACCCGCACGCCTTTGCGCTGTTGCTGAGCCTGCTCGGCGAGGCCCTGACCGCGCAAGCCTCGCCCGACGACGTGGTCGAGCGCCAAACCGGCGACGGCCTGCTGCGCATTCGCCTCGAGCCGCTGGATGCGCACACGCATGCCGAAGTGGCCACCGATGCCGGCGTGTTCGCCGGCCGCGACCACCACATCACGATCACCGCCACGCCATGA
- a CDS encoding TIGR02678 family protein produces the protein MTPMKFDSAAIGEQQARHQREEFTGALRALLMTPLMTPAQGGFAAVRRHADALREWFVREAGWPLHIERDAARLYKRPADLDDATRGLPGYERRRYVLLCLACAALERADPQITLRVLGDRLLALAADPDLAALGFTFTLQAQHERRELVAVCKTLLELGVLQRVAGDEEGFVRGGAEGSDALHDALYDVQRRLLAGVLAASRGPSTWPADEAPATLEARLAALVAEHVPDSDEGRRTALRHHLARRLLDDPVIYFDRLDAELRAYFMNQRGTMAARLCEATGLVAEQRAEGLALADEDGELTDVAMPAEGTEAHVTLLVAEFLTARTATSVSEAEVAAFIASARQRFGSFWRKSAREAGSEHELAATALARLQRLQLVMRDGTQVRTLPALARFAVGEAEIKPAAPATTGNLFD, from the coding sequence ATGACGCCGATGAAGTTCGACAGCGCCGCGATCGGCGAGCAGCAGGCCCGCCACCAGCGCGAGGAGTTTACCGGTGCGCTGCGAGCCCTGCTGATGACGCCGCTGATGACGCCCGCGCAGGGCGGGTTCGCCGCCGTGCGCCGCCATGCCGACGCGCTGCGCGAGTGGTTCGTCCGCGAGGCCGGCTGGCCCCTGCACATCGAACGCGATGCGGCGCGCCTGTACAAGCGCCCCGCCGATCTCGACGACGCGACACGCGGGCTGCCCGGCTACGAGCGGCGCCGCTACGTGTTGCTGTGCCTCGCCTGCGCGGCGCTGGAGCGGGCCGATCCGCAGATCACGCTGCGGGTCCTCGGTGACCGGCTGCTCGCGCTGGCGGCTGACCCCGACCTCGCCGCGCTCGGCTTTACGTTCACGCTCCAGGCGCAGCACGAGCGGCGCGAACTGGTCGCCGTCTGCAAAACGCTGCTCGAACTCGGCGTACTGCAGCGCGTGGCCGGTGACGAAGAGGGCTTCGTGCGCGGCGGCGCGGAAGGATCGGACGCCTTGCACGACGCGCTCTACGACGTCCAGCGGCGCCTCCTCGCGGGGGTGCTCGCGGCATCGCGCGGCCCATCCACGTGGCCGGCGGACGAAGCGCCGGCGACCCTCGAAGCGCGGCTCGCCGCGCTGGTGGCGGAACACGTTCCCGACAGCGACGAAGGCCGGCGCACGGCCCTGCGCCACCACCTGGCGCGCCGGCTGCTCGACGACCCGGTGATCTACTTCGACCGCCTCGATGCCGAACTGCGCGCCTACTTCATGAACCAGCGCGGCACCATGGCCGCGCGCCTGTGCGAAGCCACCGGGCTGGTGGCCGAACAGCGTGCCGAAGGCCTCGCGCTGGCCGACGAAGACGGCGAGCTGACCGACGTGGCGATGCCGGCCGAAGGCACCGAAGCGCATGTCACCCTGCTGGTCGCAGAGTTCCTGACCGCACGCACGGCCACCAGCGTGAGCGAGGCCGAGGTCGCCGCGTTCATCGCCTCTGCCCGCCAACGCTTCGGTAGCTTCTGGCGCAAATCGGCCCGCGAAGCCGGCTCCGAGCACGAGCTGGCGGCGACGGCGCTCGCACGCCTGCAACGCCTGCAGCTGGTGATGCGCGACGGCACCCAGGTGCGAACGCTGCCGGCACTGGCGCGTTTTGCGGTCGGCGAGGCCGAGATCAAGCCGGCGGCACCCGCCACCACCGGCAACCTGTTCGATTGA
- a CDS encoding transposase translates to MHATQRKLILQRWNVIQHELLPELQNEVGALTPKLERVIHTLEWVRIEEFTATTWCGVGRPPCERAWLANAFVAKAVLGLTTTVGLIERLMVDRVLRRICGFPPCRKLPSEATFSRAFDEFAERCLAERVHEALIKEHLGGALIGHLSRDGTAIEARERPAHTRGAAATPAPAAQWSLMAEEETPAPTPPVPAKKRGRPRRGEVRAPAKVSPIQRQRQQSLTQMLEDIPAVCDRGTKCNAQGYKVSWNGYKLHLDTADCGVPIAALLSSASMHDSRAAIPLSLISAQRVTNLYDVMDAAYCSFELHEHCRSLGHVPLIDHNPRGGKKEAFEPADAIRYNERTVAERSNARLKDEFGGNSVRVKGGTKVMGHLMFGVLALSADQLMRLRQ, encoded by the coding sequence ATGCATGCTACCCAACGCAAACTGATCCTGCAACGCTGGAACGTGATTCAGCACGAACTGCTGCCCGAGTTGCAGAACGAGGTGGGGGCGCTGACGCCGAAGCTGGAGCGGGTCATCCACACCCTGGAATGGGTGCGCATCGAGGAATTCACGGCGACGACGTGGTGTGGCGTGGGGCGCCCGCCCTGTGAGCGGGCCTGGCTGGCAAACGCTTTCGTGGCGAAGGCGGTGCTGGGACTGACGACCACGGTGGGGCTGATCGAGCGCCTGATGGTCGATCGTGTGCTGCGGCGCATCTGTGGCTTCCCGCCGTGCCGGAAGCTGCCCTCCGAAGCCACCTTCTCGCGCGCCTTCGACGAGTTTGCCGAGAGGTGTCTGGCCGAACGGGTGCATGAGGCGCTCATCAAGGAACACCTCGGGGGGGCGCTGATCGGGCACCTCAGCCGCGACGGCACCGCGATCGAAGCACGCGAGCGCCCGGCCCACACCAGGGGTGCGGCGGCGACACCGGCGCCTGCGGCCCAATGGTCCCTGATGGCCGAGGAAGAAACCCCCGCGCCAACGCCCCCGGTCCCCGCGAAGAAACGCGGCCGCCCCCGGCGCGGCGAAGTCCGTGCCCCCGCCAAGGTTTCGCCCATCCAGCGCCAACGCCAGCAGAGCCTCACGCAGATGCTCGAGGACATCCCCGCGGTGTGCGACCGCGGCACCAAGTGCAATGCCCAGGGGTACAAAGTCAGCTGGAACGGCTACAAGCTGCACCTGGACACCGCCGACTGTGGCGTGCCGATTGCGGCGCTGCTGTCGTCGGCCTCGATGCACGACAGCCGCGCCGCCATTCCTTTGTCGCTGATCAGCGCGCAGCGTGTCACCAATCTCTACGACGTCATGGATGCCGCCTATTGCAGCTTCGAGTTGCATGAGCACTGCCGCAGCCTGGGCCATGTCCCATTGATTGACCACAATCCGCGCGGCGGCAAGAAAGAGGCGTTCGAGCCGGCCGACGCGATCCGTTACAACGAACGCACTGTCGCCGAGCGCAGCAATGCGCGGCTCAAGGATGAGTTCGGCGGTAACTCCGTCCGGGTCAAGGGCGGCACCAAGGTCATGGGGCACCTGATGTTCGGTGTCCTGGCGCTGTCCGCCGACCAGTTGATGCGATTGCGACAATGA